The Gammaproteobacteria bacterium genomic interval ACCTGTAGCGCTAAGTCACTTAAATAATCAAACAATTGATAACAGCATTGATATCAATCTTCGTTCTGTTTTTACATTACTACAATGCACACTCCCGTATTTAAAAGAGCATTCAACGTGCCAACTGGCTGTAGCTGCTAGTGTGGCAGGGTATCAAGGTTTGCCAAATGCGCAGCCCTATTCTGCAACAAAAGCAGCGGTTATCAACTTGATGGAAAGCCTCAAAGCTGAATATCCTACGTACAATATTAAATTAATCAATCCAGGTTTTGTAAAAACCAGACTAACGGCCAAAAATAATTTTGATATGCCGGCGCTTATTTCAACCGAAAGAGCTGCAAAATACATATTGGCAGGGCTTCTTAAAAATAACTTTGAAATTCACTTCCCGAAAAAATTTACCTACATACTCAAGATGATCAGAATGATACCTTATAAGTATTATTTTTTGCTGATAAATAAATATTTTAATCCGCTTAAAAAATAAGAAATCTATATGAAGCCAATAGCGGATACTGCCATTTCACAAGTAGATTTTAAATACTCTTTCTTAGTGGTCTCACTGGTTTTGATTATACATGCGCTACCGTTTTTTGCATTTTTCACGCCATTTAACCAAGCAGATGTTTGGCTTTTTTTCGTGAGTTATGCTATACGTGTTTTTTCGCTTACCGCGGGCTATCATCGTTATTTTTCACATAAAGCATTTGAAACAAACCGAGTATTTCAATTTATTTTAGCCTTTTTTGCCGCATGCTCCTTACAAGGCGGCCCGCTCTGGTGGGCATCGCATCATCGTCATCATCACCACACTTCTGACGAAGTGTCAGACGCACATAGCCCGGTTCGTTTTGGATTTTTTTATAGTCATTTCTTATGGTTTATGCAAAAAAAGCATTTAAAAGCACACTATCATTTAGTTAAAGATTTCAGTAGATTCCCTGAGTTACGCGCCTTAGAGCGCTACTGGTACCTCTTGCCGCTACCCGTGATTGCTTTACTTTATCTGATGGGTGGATGGAACTATGTCATATGGGGTTTTTTTGTTCCTACATTGTTTGTAAATAATGCCACCTACGCAGTGAACTCCTTTGTCCATTTATACGGTAGCAGACGTTATAAGACATCCGATAATAGTAGAAATAACGTGTGGGTCGCCCTACTGACCTTCGGTGAAGGTTGGCATAATAATCACCACCGTTATGCTGGGTCTGCGAATCAAGGTTTTTGTTGGTATCAAATCGATATAACGTATTATTTTCTTTGCCTGCTATCTTACTTGAAGATTGTTAAAAATTTAAAAAAGGTGCCGGAAAAAATCCTTAAAGAAGGTGGCTATTAGGTATAAATACCTCATTAGTTAATAGCTTAAAAAAACCTGCAAGAATCAGCATAGTAACTCTGCTAGCGTGTTTTTGCTAATCTTGATCTTTCAGAAACTGCGTAAATTTTCTGCTGAGAATGGCATTATTAAGTTGATCACGAACAAATAACGTTTCATAAATAGTATCTTTAATAGATTTTGAAAACAATGTTAATAAGCGTGTTTTTTCTTCTTCCGCTAATTGATGGAAATTTTCGAGTAAAGTTTGCTGGCAGGATTTTTCATAGTCGCTACGCGCTTTTTGCAATTGATCCGCTTCTGATTTTATTGGAGCTTGCTCTGAAAGATTCGTCTTTGAGATTGGCTTTTTCATTTTTGGATTTTTATAATCTTGAACTAAAGCGCTATGCATATAGCCGGATAAATGCTGAATAGCTTGCTTTTTATAACTTAAGGAATCTTTTACTACCGCAATTTT includes:
- a CDS encoding SDR family NAD(P)-dependent oxidoreductase; the encoded protein is MNTKSLFYHKNIWIIGASDGIGKAVAIALSNLGANLIISARSEEKLVEINHGFKNKAAVVAFDVSQREAFSVAAHSIFATQEINSILYFPGFYEPVALSHLNNQTIDNSIDINLRSVFTLLQCTLPYLKEHSTCQLAVAASVAGYQGLPNAQPYSATKAAVINLMESLKAEYPTYNIKLINPGFVKTRLTAKNNFDMPALISTERAAKYILAGLLKNNFEIHFPKKFTYILKMIRMIPYKYYFLLINKYFNPLKK
- a CDS encoding fatty acid desaturase — protein: MKPIADTAISQVDFKYSFLVVSLVLIIHALPFFAFFTPFNQADVWLFFVSYAIRVFSLTAGYHRYFSHKAFETNRVFQFILAFFAACSLQGGPLWWASHHRHHHHTSDEVSDAHSPVRFGFFYSHFLWFMQKKHLKAHYHLVKDFSRFPELRALERYWYLLPLPVIALLYLMGGWNYVIWGFFVPTLFVNNATYAVNSFVHLYGSRRYKTSDNSRNNVWVALLTFGEGWHNNHHRYAGSANQGFCWYQIDITYYFLCLLSYLKIVKNLKKVPEKILKEGGY